A stretch of Stigmatopora argus isolate UIUO_Sarg chromosome 22, RoL_Sarg_1.0, whole genome shotgun sequence DNA encodes these proteins:
- the tiam1a gene encoding rho guanine nucleotide exchange factor TIAM1 — MGNVESQNGENAIHGVSAGHLSRKHATSRSLRLSSVAKQPVARRARHSLSVKHPERHRNSAASTRSSSTPSIPSEAFDADDTGGLSDFGVDPHWTQRVAMTLRPEEHDGLAELIPDVSVADASARDDEPSAFKKKRSKSADMWREDSLEFSLSDLSQEHMTSTEEMVDGGEEEEEEEEEQFSRMHRGQKGAAERASSLDHLCSHRSTGLRGQKGRPREGERDGVDSAADAEPMSPSGEEEGGGGAYGAFTLPCRRSHCLSEGLTGLGLAAPPTRPVFQGRRAQTTQDISAALGEGSEYGDSGIDGVVAADGEPFSRRCKAMSASFSVYSAVEGALFGNGSDSGSSSTSAAEPRGGGGVYENFRKELNNQVWAHQGRDPSEEACSAVSDEQSSGTLSTAYLSESAAAAARAHGATVRKAGALAVKNFLVHKKNKKVEPAARRKWKHYWVSLKGCTLFLYESDGRSGIDHTSVPKHALYAENAIVQAVPEHPKKDFVFCLSNSAGDAFLFQTSGQTELENWITAIHSACAAALARQHHRDDTVRLLRAEIRKLEQKIDMDEKMKKMGDMQLSTVTDAKKRKTILEQIFLWEQNLERFHMDLFRCRCYLASLQGGEPPNPKRLLGFASRPTKLAMGRLGIFSVSSFHALVSARTELSVKRRSHAAPSRSFSKRRSRFSSLWGLDTASRRKSKMLHPTISQVFVDAVEPAKAPVEATFEDSASDKSKDRENLVKSLPQLAPDNDIWLPESLAPSWVCLPDDKPVLAVVQPGDTALEVLSAVCKKNKLDPSYHYLRLKVVMDDCTLLYVPKPDEDIYDVVYREIEICTKTTRLIQFDRAESCTLGYGFSVSVIDEDGTQRLHITDVKERGLASAKGLRSGDEILLLNGKSAAALQMDDMRVAFTCQALTLSLGVIPRLDPATLCPPPPPRRSDAEAGGDATTDIFSQNQEDILDEVSTLVVDDSLDDETLLSPEDSSEEKIFAQKNKEHASSFHPRGRRDAPDSQMSSSVSSSSSSSSLSPSPVSALPPSCAQRQLSHADKLRKVINELVDTEKTYVKDLRCLIECYLTPLQKESFLSQDELDILFGNLDEMVDFQVEFLRTLEDGIRLVPDLDRLERVEQFKKVLFSLGGSFLYYADRFKIYSAFCASHTKVPKVLVKAKTDPEFKAFLSERNPKQQHSSTLESYLIKPIQRVLKYPLLLRELFSLTDPDSDEHYHLDMAMKAMNKVASHINEMQKLHEEFGAVFDQLISEQKEVGDLSMGDLLIHSSVVWINPPSSFGKSKKDPELAAFVFKTAVVFVYKDSSKHRKKVGASHRVSMNDDRDPFRFRHMIATHSLQVRTIANSEGTAVCEIVHTRSESEGRPERSFQLCCSSAESKKDLLKAVHSILREKQRRQLLKTESLPISQKYVPFGGKRLCALKGANKPVINRAASAPPHTLARRTLLRNRFTIDTDLVSDTEAVSNNNNRRRQDTDPVVDHYKTRPELPYDLGPYEDGSKLKETDILSDDDDFCKASCTAARSTELDAKMDAMEIRGVLKACAAQRGPERDSVWVRRDDFGCNSDVF, encoded by the exons ATGGGTAACGTGGAGAGCCAAAACGGCGAGAACGCCATCCACGGCGTTTCGGCAGGCCACCTCTCCCGTAAACACGCCACGTCGCGCTCTCTCCGCCTCTCTTCCGTCGCCAAGCAGCCGGTGGCACGCCGCGCTCGCCACTCTCTGTCAGTCAAGCACCCGGAGCGCCACCGCAACTCTGCCGCATCCACGCGCTCTTCCAGCACGCCCAGCATCCCGTCGGAAGCCTTCGACGCCGACGATACGGGTGGCTTGTCCGACTTTGGCGTGGATCCGCATTGGACTCAGCGCGTGGCCATGACCTTGAGGCCCGAGGAGCACGACGGTCTAGCAGAGCTCATCCCCGACGTGTCCGTGGCTGACGCGTCGGCTCGCGACGACGAGCCCTCTGCTTTCAAGAAGAAGCGCTCCAAGTCGGCTGACATGTGGCGGGAGGATAGCCTGGAGTTCTCGCTATCGGACCTAAGTCAGGAACacatgaccagcacagaggaGATGGTGGATGgaggcgaggaggaggaggaggaggaagaggagcagtTCAGTCGAATGCACAGGGGACAAAAAG GCGCGGCAGAGCGTGCATCGTCTCTAGACCACCTGTGCAGCCACCGGAGCACGGGCCTCCGGGGCCAAAAGGGCCGGCCCAGAGAAGGCGAGCGGGACGGCGTTGATTCTGCCGCCGACGCCGAGCCCATGTCTCCTTCGGGCGAGGAAGAAGGTGGCGGGGGCGCCTACGGAGCATTCACGCTCCCCTGCCGACGTTCGCACTGCCTGTCGGAGGGCCTGACCGGGTTGGGCTTGGCTGCTCCACCTACCCGGCCTGTTTTTCAGGGACGTCGTGCACAAACCACTCAG GACATCTCGGCCGCGCTGGGCGAGGGCAGCGAGTACGGCGACAGCGGCATTGATGGCGTAGTGGCGGCAGACGGCGAGCCGTTTTCGCGCCGTTGCAAGGCCATGTCGGCGTCCTTCTCCGTGTACTCGGCCGTCGAAGGCGCCCTGTTCGGGAACGGCAGTGACAgcggcagcagcagcaccaGCGCAGCGGAGCCGCGAGGTGGCGGGGGCGTCTATGAAAACTTCCGCAAGGAGCTCAACAATCAAGTTTGG GCGCACCAAGGCCGGGACCCTTCGGAGGAGGCGTGCTCGGCGGTCAGCGACGAACAGAGCAGCGGCACCCTCAGCACCGCGTACCTGTCGGAGTCTGCGGCGGCCGCCGCCCGCGCCCACGGCGCGACGGTGCGCAAGGCGGGAGCGTTGGCCGTCAAGAACTTCCTGGTgcacaagaagaacaagaaaGTGGAGCCGGCCGCCAGACGCAAGTGGAAACACTACTGGGTCTCGCTAAAAG GCTGCACGTTATTTCTGTACGAATCAGACGGCCGGTCGGGCATCGACCACACCAGTGTTCCAAAGCACGCGCTGTATGCCGAGAATGCCATCGTGCAGGCGGTGCCCGAACATCCCAAGAAGGATTTTGTCTTCTGCCTCAGCAACTCGGCCGGAGACGCCTTCCTCTTCCAG ACATCAGGCCAGACAGAGCTGGAGAACTGGATCACGGCCATCCACTCGGCGTGCGCCGCCGCGCTGGCCCGCCAGCACCACCGCGACGACACGGTCCGCCTGCTCCGGGCCGAGATCCGCAAACTGGAGCAGAAGATCGACATGGATGAGAAGATGAAGAAAATGGGCGACATGCAGCTGTCCACTGTCACCGATGCCAAGAAAAGGAAGACCATACTGGAGCAG ATCTTCCTGTGGGAGCAGAATTTGGAGCGTTTCCACATGGACTTGTTCCGCTGTCGCTGCTACCTGGCTAGTTTGCAGGGAGGCGAGCCCCCCAACCCCAAGCGTCTGTTGGGTTTTGCCTCAAGGCCCACCAAGCTGGCCATGGGGCGCTTGGGCATCTTCTCCGTGTCTTCCTTCCATGCTCTG GTGTCTGCACGTACGGAGCTGAGCGTGAAACGACGAAGCCACGCCGCGCCATCTCGCTCCTTCAGCAAACGGCGCAGTCGTTTCTCGTCGCTCTGGGGGCTCGACACCGCGTCCCGCAGGAAATCCAAGATGTTACACCCCACCATAAGCCAG GTGTTTGTTGACGCTGTCGAGCCGGCCAAAGCGCCCGTCGAGGCCACATTTGAAGATTCAGCGAGCGATAAATCT AAGGACCGAGAGAACTTGGTGAAAAGTCTTCCTCAGCTGGCCCCGGACAACGACATCTGGCTCCCAGAGAGCCTGGCTCCCTCCTGGGTGTGCCTGCCTGATGACAAGCCCGTCCTGGCTGTGGTGCAGCCCGGTGACACGGCGCTAGAGGTCTTGAGTGCCGTCTGCAAG AAGAACAAACTGGACCCTTCCTATCACTACCTCCGTTTAAAGGTGGTCATGGATGACTGCACACTCCTTTACGTGCCAAAACCTGATGAGGACATTTATGATGTG GTGTACCGGGAGATCGAGATCTGCACCAAAACCACAAGGCTGATCCAGTTCGACCGGGCCGAGTCATGCACACTTGGCTATG GTTTCTCAGTGTCTGTTATTGACGAGGACGGCACCCAGCGGCTTCACATCACTGACGTCAAAGAGCGAGGCCTCGCCTCCGCCAAAG GTCTTCGATCGGGCGACGAGATCCTCCTGCTGAACGGCAAATCGGCCGCCGCCCTGCAGATGGACGATATGCGGGTGGCGTTCACCTGCCAGGCCTTGACCCTGAGCCTGGGCGTCATTCCACGCCTGGACCCCGCCACACTGTGCCCTCCGCCGCCACCTCGACGCTCAGATGCGGAAGCTGGCGGCGACGCTACCACCGACATCTTCTCGCAAAACCAAG AGGACATCCTTGATGAGGTATCGACTCTGGTGGTGGACGACAGTTTAGATGACGAGACGCTACTCAGTCCTGAAGACTCTTCCGAAGAGAAGATCTTTGCGCAGAAG AACAAGGAGCACGCTTCGTCCTTTCACCCGCGTGGACGCCGCGACGCCCCGGACTCCCAGATGTCGTCTTCCGTGTCGTCTTCGTCATCTTCATCCTCGCTGTCTCCCAGCCCGGTGTCGGCCCTGCCGCCGTCCTGCGCTCAGCGCCAGCTCTCGCACGCCGACAAGCTCCGCAAGGTCATCAACGAGCTAGTGGACACGGAGAAGACCTATGTCAAA GATCTGCGCTGCCTCATTGAGTGCTACTTGACACCGCTGCAGAAGGAAAGCTTCCTCTCGCAGGACGAG CTGGACATTCTCTTCGGCAACTTGGACGAGATGGTGGATTTCCAGGTGGAATTTCTCAGGACGCTAGAGGACGGCATCAGACTGGTTCCAGATCTGGACAGACTGGAGAGAGTCGAGCAGTTCAAG AAAGTGCTCTTCTCCTTGGGCGGCTCATTTCTTTACTACGCTGACCGCTTCAAGATCTACAGCGCCTTCTGCGCCAGCCACACAAAGGTGCCCAAGGTTCTGGTGAAAG CCAAAACAGACCCAGAGTTTAAGGCGTTCCTTTCTGAGCGGAACCCCAAGCAGCAGCATTCCTCCACGCTGGAGTCCTACCTCATCAAACCCATCCAGAGGGTCCTCAAGTACCCCTTGCTTCTCAGGGAGCTCTTCTCCCTCACGGACCCCGACAGTGACGAACACTACCACCTGGACA TGGCCATGAAGGCGATGAACAAGGTGGCGAGTCACATCAACGAGATGCAGAAGCTCCACGAGGAGTTCGGTGCCGTCTTTGACCAGCTCATTAGCGAGCAGAAGGAGGTGGGTGACCTGTCCATGGGGGATCTGCTCATCCACTCCAGTGTGGTCTGGATCAACCCGCCCAGCTCTTTCGGAAAGAGCAAGAAAGACCCGGAATTGGCAGCCTTTG TGTTCAAAACCGCTGTGGTGTTTGTGTATAAAGACTCCTCAAAGCACCGGAAAAAAGTG GGCGCTTCTCACCGCGTGTCCATGAACGACGACCGGGATCCTTTCCGCTTCCGTCACATGATCGCCACCCACTCGCTGCAAGTGCGCACCATCGCAA atTCTGAGGGCACTGCCGTGTGCGAAATAGTTCACACCAGGTCGGAATCAGAAGGACGACCAGAGAGGAGCTTCCAATTGTGCTGCAG TTCGGCGGAGAGCAAAAAGGATCTCCTGAAGGCCGTGCACTCCATCCTCAGGGAGAAGCAGCGGCGGCAACTGCTCAAGACCGAATCACTTCCAATCAGCCAGAAGTACGTCCCCTTCGGGGGCAAGCGACTCTGCGCCCTCAAGGGAGCGAACAAGCCCGTCATCAACCGAGCAG CTTCGGCCCCGCCCCACACTCTGGCTCGCAGGACATTGCTACGAAACCGCTTCACCATCGACACGGACCTGGTCTCGGACACGGAGGCGGTCTCGAACAACAATAACCGCCGGCGCCAGGACACCGACCCCGTGGTGGATCACTACAAAACCCGGCCCGAACTGCCATATGACCTCGGACCTTATGAGGACGGCAGCAAGTTGAAGGAGACGGACATCCtgagcgacgacgacgacttcTGCAAGGCGTCGTGCACGGCCGCCAGATCTACCGAACTGGACGCCAAGATGGACGCCATGGAGATCCGCGGTGTGCTCAAGGCGTGCGCCGCCCAGCGCGGGCCCGAACGCGACAGCGTGTGGGTGCGCAGGGACGATTTTGGCTGCAACAGCGACGTCTTTTGA